Within the Pseudoxanthomonas sp. Root65 genome, the region TCGTGCAGGAAGGCGATGCCGGCGCCATGCCCGAGGTGCTGGCCGCGATCCGCACCACCGGTGGCCTGGACTACAGCCGCGAGCGCGCGCATCACTACGCCACGATGGCCGAACAGGCCATCGTGGGACTGCCCGAATCCAATGCGCTGGCGGCCCTGCGCGGGCTGGCGCGTTACGCGGTGGAACGCGGGCACTGACCCGCGCGGCGCGTCACTTGGCAAACACCTCGGCGAAGAAGTCAGCCATCATCCGATAGGCGCGTTTGGCCGAACGCTCGTGGTACACGCAGCCTGGGGGATTCTGCGCATCCGACTCGGCGAAGCAGTGCACCGCGCCGCTGAAGTTTACGAACTGCCAATCGGCACTGGCCTTGCGCATTTCGTCCTGGAAGGCGGTGATCTCCGCGGCCGACACGTAGGTGTCGTCGCCACCGTTGAGTACCAGCACCGGTGCTTTCACCGTACCCGTCGCCGGCAGGTCGGTCGCCAGGCCGCCGTGCAGGCTGACCACGCCGGCGAGCGCGTCACCGGCACGCACCAGTTCCAGCACCGTGCTGCCGCCAAAGCAGTAGCCGAAGGCGCCGATGCGTGCATGGTCGACCAGCGTGGCAGGCTGCTGCTTCAGCACCTCGACCGCTTTCTGCACGCGTGCCCGCAGCGTGGGCCGATCGGCGCGCATCGCGGTGGCGACCGGGCCGGCCTCGGCATCGGTCTTCGGGCGGATGCCCTTGCCGTAGACATCGGCGACCAGCACGACGTAGTCGTCGCCGGCGACAAGATGCGCCTTCTCGATCGCGGAGTCGTTGACGCCCTTCCAGTTGGGCACCATCACCAGGCCGGGACGCGGCGTGGTGACGCTGTCGTCGTAGACCAGGTAGCCGGAGAACGTATCGCCGCCGATCTTCCACTCGACCGGTTCGGCGACGGGCGCCGCGAGCAGTGCGGGCGACCACAGCAGGAACAGCAGGCAGGGCAGCAGCAGACGACGCATGGCGGACTCCTCGTGGGCGACCGGCGCAGTGTACGGTGCGACGCGTAGACCGGTGTCGACGTCCGGGGTATCAGGCGATGCCGAGACCGGGAATCGCCGTGATGGCCTCGGGATCGAAACCCGCCAGTTCCGCGAAATGACGGCCACGCGCCACGTAATCCTTGTACTGGCCGAAGCTGGGCGCACCGGGCGACAGCAGCACGACGCCTTCCCCGCCCAACGCGGTGCGTGCGGCGGCGACGGCCTCCGGCAAGGTCTCGGCGGCCATCAGCCTGAAACCCGCCTGCTGCGCCAGCGGCGCGAGCAGGGCATGGATGCGCGGGCCGTTCGCCCCCATCGTGATGATCGTCGCGGGTGCACCGTGGCGCATGTGCGCGGCGAAATCTGACCAGTCCACACCACGGTCGTGGCCGCCGACCAGCAACGCGATGCGCCGGCCCGCGAAGCACTCCAGTGCCGCCA harbors:
- a CDS encoding dienelactone hydrolase family protein, translated to MRRLLLPCLLFLLWSPALLAAPVAEPVEWKIGGDTFSGYLVYDDSVTTPRPGLVMVPNWKGVNDSAIEKAHLVAGDDYVVLVADVYGKGIRPKTDAEAGPVATAMRADRPTLRARVQKAVEVLKQQPATLVDHARIGAFGYCFGGSTVLELVRAGDALAGVVSLHGGLATDLPATGTVKAPVLVLNGGDDTYVSAAEITAFQDEMRKASADWQFVNFSGAVHCFAESDAQNPPGCVYHERSAKRAYRMMADFFAEVFAK